The following coding sequences are from one Sphingomonadaceae bacterium OTU29LAMAA1 window:
- a CDS encoding TetR/AcrR family transcriptional regulator, with product MRRQLVIDAARKLFIANGFHATGIAQISRESGVAVGQLYRDFSAKEDIVAAIVNADCRTFMAADSLRLAIQQGDDQQVRDWLHQFVQPDDDDEDGEQLFAEIVAEAARNTRIANIFNVIHEDVRAQMLKAVEMLAPGDHLAERRATLADTILTMSLGLMHHRLVRPHVPTDQLITSLIAIVDREIDVLRAEARVPA from the coding sequence ATGCGTCGCCAGCTCGTCATCGACGCAGCACGTAAGTTATTCATCGCAAACGGATTTCACGCGACCGGGATCGCCCAGATTTCCAGGGAATCGGGTGTCGCGGTTGGCCAGCTGTATCGGGATTTTTCCGCCAAGGAGGATATCGTCGCTGCGATCGTCAACGCCGATTGCCGCACGTTCATGGCCGCTGATTCGCTACGACTCGCTATCCAGCAGGGCGATGACCAGCAGGTTCGCGACTGGCTGCATCAGTTTGTTCAGCCCGACGACGACGACGAGGACGGCGAGCAATTGTTCGCGGAGATCGTGGCGGAAGCCGCCCGTAACACACGGATCGCCAATATCTTCAATGTCATCCACGAGGATGTCCGTGCGCAGATGCTGAAAGCGGTCGAGATGCTCGCGCCAGGCGACCATCTGGCGGAGCGGCGGGCAACGCTCGCCGATACGATCCTGACGATGAGCCTCGGGCTGATGCACCATCGGCTGGTTCGACCGCACGTTCCGACAGATCAGCTGATCACATCGCTGATCGCGATTGTCGACCGGGAGATCGACGTCCTGCGCGCAGAGGCGCGGGTTCCAGCGTAA
- a CDS encoding efflux RND transporter periplasmic adaptor subunit, with amino-acid sequence MANKRHGVAVLALALALAACGGGNEQQQQAPQGPPSVGYVVVRPQAVTLTNELPGRTTAFETSEVRPQVNGLVLDRLFVEGDVVRKGQPLYRIDPSPYQAQVASARAALARARASIASSAALARRYGELVKINAISRQDLENAQTTAQQAQADVAAQQAALRTAQIDLARTTIRAPITGRIGRSVFTTGALVSAAQTDALATIQRIDPIYVDIQQSSADLLKLRQQIMNGQLTRDGNAPVKLKLEDGSDYGPQGTLRFADVTVDPTTGSQVIRALFPNPNGLLLPGMFVRASLAQGTDQNAILVPQRAVTRDEKGNATVMVIGADNKVQPRVLQTGRTIGDNWLVTGGLKAGDKVIVEGGMMLRPGMAVQGKPWNPNAPAAGAQPGNGAGAPAAQAK; translated from the coding sequence ATGGCGAATAAGCGACACGGAGTGGCGGTGCTCGCGTTGGCACTGGCTCTGGCGGCGTGCGGGGGCGGCAACGAGCAGCAACAGCAGGCGCCGCAGGGCCCGCCCAGCGTTGGTTATGTCGTTGTTCGCCCGCAGGCGGTGACGCTCACCAACGAGCTACCCGGCCGCACCACCGCGTTCGAAACCTCCGAAGTACGCCCGCAGGTCAACGGTCTTGTACTGGACCGGTTGTTCGTCGAGGGCGATGTCGTCCGCAAGGGCCAGCCTTTGTACCGGATCGACCCGTCGCCGTATCAGGCGCAGGTCGCCAGCGCCCGCGCGGCGCTGGCGCGTGCGCGTGCCAGCATCGCCTCCAGCGCGGCGCTGGCCCGCCGCTACGGCGAGTTGGTCAAGATCAACGCGATCTCACGCCAGGATCTCGAAAACGCACAGACGACGGCGCAACAGGCGCAGGCGGATGTGGCCGCGCAGCAGGCGGCGCTGCGTACCGCGCAGATCGATCTTGCGCGCACCACCATCCGCGCGCCGATCACCGGCCGCATCGGCCGCTCGGTCTTCACCACCGGTGCGCTGGTGTCCGCCGCGCAGACCGATGCGCTCGCGACGATCCAGCGGATCGACCCGATCTACGTCGATATCCAGCAGTCGAGCGCCGACCTGCTCAAGCTGCGCCAGCAGATCATGAACGGCCAGCTGACGCGCGACGGCAATGCGCCGGTCAAGCTGAAGCTGGAGGACGGCAGCGATTACGGTCCGCAGGGGACGCTGCGCTTCGCCGACGTCACCGTCGATCCGACGACCGGCTCGCAGGTCATCCGTGCGCTGTTCCCCAATCCCAACGGCTTGCTGCTGCCGGGCATGTTCGTCCGCGCCTCGCTGGCGCAGGGAACGGATCAGAATGCGATCCTGGTACCGCAGCGCGCGGTGACGCGTGACGAAAAGGGCAATGCGACCGTGATGGTCATCGGGGCGGACAACAAGGTGCAGCCGCGCGTGCTCCAGACCGGACGGACGATCGGCGACAATTGGCTCGTCACCGGCGGTCTGAAGGCGGGCGACAAGGTGATCGTCGAGGGCGGCATGATGCTGCGCCCCGGCATGGCCGTGCAGGGCAAGCCGTGGAACCCCAACGCGCCCGCCGCCGGAGCCCAGCCGGGCAACGGCGCCGGTGCACCCGCAGCGCAGGCGAAGTAA
- a CDS encoding efflux RND transporter permease subunit, whose translation MSRYFIDRPIFAWVIAMVLMLAGVIAIRSLPVAQFPEIAPPAVAITATYPGADAETLERTTTQIVEQQLKGIDNLRYFSSSSSSAGTVTITLTFEQGTDPDIAQVQVQNKLQAATPLLPQEVQRQGIQVTKSAASFLLVVGLVSTDGSHDNTDLSDMVVSKFQDPISRVSGVGELQVFGAQYAMRIWIDPIKLNSFALTIADVTAAVQAQNAQISAGQIGAQPAPKEQMLNATVSVQSRLQTPEQFGNIRLKTSASGAVVRLNDVARVEFGAENYGFDVQYNGKPASGFGVRLAAGANALDTVELVKQQAQSIGKTLPTDVKVIYPYDTTPFVRLSVEQVIHTLVEAVILVFLVMFLFLQNWRATIIPTIAVPVVLLGTFGVMAMAGFTINTLTLFGMVLAIGLLVDDAIVVVENVERLIVTEHLSPKEASRKSMDEISGALIGIGLVLSAVFLPMAFFGGSTGVIYRQFSITIVSAMVLSVLVALILTPALCATILKPHDPDKKQGNGLLSRFFGWFNRNFDKAQHKYEGGVKRTARSWKRSLLVYVLIVAGMVFVFTRLPSGFLPDEDQGTVLALVQGPAGATSARTEKGLNLVRDHFLKQESANVAGVFTINGFSFAGQGQNAGLVFVNLKPWEDRGGAENKAQAIVGRAMGTFGQYKDGMIFALVPPAVQELGNATGFDAQLVDTGGIGHEKLVQARNMMLGMAAQDPRLAQVRPLSLDDAPQLKVNIDEDKARALGLDLSDINTTISTAWGGGYINDFIDRGRVKRVYIQADAPYRLAPDDVGDLYVRSSNGQMAPFTAFSTLEWANAPVQLTRYNGQPAMQIQGSPGAGLSTGAAMTAMQEIHAKLPPGTSLEWTGLSFEERLSGGQAPALYGLSLLIVFLCLAALYESWSVPISVLLVVPLGVLGAVLAAWLTGLNNDIYLQVGLITTIGVSAKNAILIVEFAEERINEGMKPFDAAVEAAKLRLRPILMTSLAFIFGVLPLAISTGAGAGGQNAIGRAVVGGMLSATVLAIFFVPMFFVVVLRLFGHGGEAKPVVEDRPHDDDTPDDGARGPVPAPQGA comes from the coding sequence ATGTCACGCTATTTCATCGATCGGCCCATCTTCGCATGGGTCATCGCCATGGTGCTGATGCTGGCGGGCGTGATCGCGATCCGCAGCCTGCCCGTCGCCCAGTTTCCTGAAATCGCCCCGCCGGCGGTGGCGATCACCGCCACCTATCCGGGTGCCGATGCCGAGACGCTCGAACGCACGACGACGCAGATCGTCGAGCAGCAGCTGAAGGGCATCGACAACCTGCGGTACTTCTCGTCCTCGTCCTCGTCGGCAGGTACGGTGACGATCACGCTGACCTTCGAACAGGGCACCGATCCCGACATCGCTCAGGTGCAAGTGCAGAACAAGTTGCAGGCGGCGACCCCGCTGCTGCCGCAGGAAGTGCAGCGCCAGGGTATTCAGGTGACCAAGTCCGCTGCCAGCTTCCTGCTGGTCGTCGGTCTCGTTTCGACCGACGGTTCGCATGACAATACCGATCTGTCGGACATGGTCGTATCGAAGTTCCAGGACCCGATCAGCCGCGTGTCCGGCGTCGGTGAGCTTCAGGTGTTCGGCGCGCAATATGCGATGCGGATCTGGATCGACCCGATCAAGCTGAACAGCTTTGCCCTCACCATCGCCGACGTTACCGCGGCGGTGCAGGCGCAGAATGCTCAGATTTCCGCGGGCCAGATCGGCGCACAGCCGGCACCCAAGGAGCAGATGCTCAACGCGACCGTTTCTGTGCAGTCGCGCCTCCAGACGCCGGAGCAGTTCGGCAACATCCGGCTGAAGACGTCCGCCAGTGGCGCAGTCGTCCGACTCAACGATGTCGCCCGCGTCGAGTTCGGCGCCGAGAATTACGGGTTCGACGTCCAGTACAACGGCAAGCCGGCATCGGGCTTCGGCGTCCGTCTCGCCGCCGGGGCCAATGCGCTCGACACCGTCGAACTGGTCAAGCAGCAGGCGCAGTCGATCGGCAAGACGCTGCCGACCGACGTGAAGGTCATCTATCCCTACGATACCACGCCGTTCGTGCGGCTGTCGGTGGAACAGGTGATCCACACGCTGGTCGAGGCGGTGATCCTCGTCTTTCTTGTCATGTTCCTGTTCCTCCAGAACTGGCGCGCGACGATCATTCCGACGATCGCGGTGCCGGTGGTGCTGCTCGGCACGTTCGGCGTGATGGCGATGGCCGGCTTCACGATCAACACGCTGACGCTGTTCGGCATGGTGCTCGCGATCGGACTGCTGGTCGATGACGCGATCGTCGTGGTCGAGAACGTCGAACGGCTGATCGTCACCGAACATCTCAGCCCGAAGGAAGCGTCGCGCAAATCGATGGACGAGATCAGCGGCGCGCTGATCGGCATCGGTCTTGTGTTGTCGGCGGTGTTCCTGCCGATGGCGTTCTTCGGCGGCTCGACCGGCGTGATCTACCGTCAGTTCTCGATCACGATCGTCTCTGCAATGGTGCTGTCGGTGCTCGTCGCGCTGATCCTGACGCCGGCGCTGTGCGCGACGATCCTGAAGCCCCACGATCCCGACAAGAAGCAGGGCAATGGCCTGCTGTCGCGGTTCTTCGGCTGGTTCAACCGCAATTTCGACAAGGCGCAGCACAAGTACGAGGGCGGTGTGAAACGCACCGCCCGCAGCTGGAAGCGGTCACTGCTGGTGTACGTGCTGATCGTCGCCGGCATGGTCTTCGTCTTCACGCGCCTGCCGTCGGGCTTCCTGCCGGACGAGGATCAGGGAACGGTGCTTGCGCTGGTCCAGGGTCCGGCCGGTGCCACCAGCGCACGTACCGAGAAGGGCCTGAATCTCGTCCGCGACCACTTTCTGAAACAGGAAAGCGCCAACGTCGCCGGCGTGTTCACCATCAACGGCTTCAGTTTCGCCGGCCAGGGCCAGAACGCCGGCCTCGTCTTCGTCAATCTCAAGCCGTGGGAAGACCGCGGCGGTGCCGAGAACAAGGCGCAGGCGATCGTCGGGCGTGCGATGGGGACGTTCGGCCAGTATAAGGACGGCATGATCTTCGCGCTGGTGCCGCCGGCGGTGCAGGAGCTGGGCAATGCCACGGGCTTCGATGCGCAGTTGGTCGATACCGGCGGGATCGGTCACGAAAAGTTGGTGCAGGCACGCAACATGATGCTCGGCATGGCCGCGCAGGACCCGCGCCTGGCGCAGGTCCGTCCTCTCAGCCTCGACGACGCACCGCAGTTGAAAGTCAATATCGACGAGGACAAGGCGCGGGCTCTCGGGCTCGACCTTTCCGACATCAATACGACTATTTCTACCGCGTGGGGCGGGGGCTACATCAACGACTTCATCGATCGCGGGCGGGTGAAGCGGGTCTACATCCAGGCGGATGCGCCCTACCGGCTCGCGCCGGACGATGTCGGCGACCTGTACGTGCGCAGCAGCAACGGGCAGATGGCACCGTTCACGGCATTCTCGACGCTGGAATGGGCCAATGCCCCGGTGCAGCTGACCCGCTACAACGGACAGCCGGCGATGCAGATACAGGGTTCGCCGGGAGCGGGCCTGAGCACCGGAGCGGCGATGACGGCGATGCAGGAGATTCACGCCAAGCTGCCGCCGGGGACTTCGCTCGAATGGACCGGTCTCTCGTTCGAGGAGCGGCTGTCGGGTGGTCAGGCTCCGGCGCTGTACGGCCTGTCGCTGTTGATCGTGTTCCTGTGCCTCGCCGCGCTGTACGAAAGCTGGTCGGTCCCGATCTCGGTGCTGCTGGTCGTGCCGCTCGGCGTCCTAGGTGCGGTTTTGGCTGCATGGCTGACTGGGCTGAACAACGACATCTATCTGCAGGTCGGCCTGATCACCACGATCGGCGTGTCGGCGAAGAACGCGATCCTGATCGTCGAATTCGCCGAGGAGCGGATCAACGAGGGGATGAAGCCCTTCGACGCGGCAGTGGAGGCCGCCAAGCTGCGCCTTCGCCCGATCCTGATGACGTCGCTGGCCTTCATCTTCGGCGTGCTGCCGTTGGCGATCTCGACCGGCGCGGGCGCGGGCGGGCAGAATGCGATCGGTCGCGCCGTGGTTGGCGGCATGCTGTCGGCGACGGTGCTCGCGATCTTCTTCGTGCCGATGTTCTTCGTCGTGGTGCTGCGCCTGTTCGGGCACGGTGGCGAGGCGAAGCCGGTGGTCGAGGACCGACCGCATGATGACGATACGCCTGATGACGGCGCGCGCGGGCCAGTTCCCGCGCCGCAGGGAGCGTGA
- a CDS encoding efflux transporter outer membrane subunit yields MNSKCVLGLLAATALAGCNLAPKYVRPVGAVPAALPQGGVYPAAATDAPDVTKIGWRTFFTDERLRDTIALGLENNRDLRVAAANVLQARAQYRVSRADLVPSTTVSGSGTYTNNIQGAAGALGGAAGGGTSGGGAGAGAGAGGGGAGVGTGVGGASSNLEFYSVNAGFSAFELDLFGRVRNLNRAALEQYFATEEAQRSTRISLIAEIATAWLTLASDQDQLRISQDSLKSFEQSLELTRAQFRIGVASELEARQAETTYQTARNDIAVLKTRVARDKNALDLLVGTSVGPELLPQGLGNGDAALQVLPAGVASDVLLRRPDVLQAEHQLIAQNANIGAARAALFPRISLTATLGTISTALSGLFSGGSFTYTGAPSVSLPLFDGGRLRGNVDVARAQQQSAVATYEKTVQTAFREVADALAQRGTIDEQIAAQTARANAADVAFRISDARYRAGVDSFLTTLDSQRNLYTAQQQLVTTRLSRGSNLVELYRSLGGGLE; encoded by the coding sequence ATGAATAGTAAATGTGTCCTCGGCCTGCTCGCGGCCACGGCGCTCGCCGGCTGCAACCTGGCGCCGAAGTATGTACGCCCGGTCGGCGCGGTCCCGGCGGCGCTGCCGCAGGGCGGCGTCTATCCGGCGGCGGCGACCGACGCGCCCGACGTGACGAAGATCGGCTGGAGGACGTTTTTCACGGACGAGCGATTGCGCGACACGATCGCGCTGGGGCTCGAAAACAACCGCGATCTGCGCGTCGCCGCGGCGAACGTATTGCAGGCTCGGGCACAATATCGTGTTTCGCGCGCCGATCTGGTGCCGTCGACCACGGTGTCCGGATCGGGAACCTACACCAATAACATCCAGGGTGCGGCCGGTGCGCTGGGCGGTGCGGCTGGTGGCGGTACATCCGGGGGTGGTGCTGGAGCCGGTGCCGGGGCGGGCGGCGGCGGCGCCGGCGTTGGAACCGGCGTAGGCGGGGCATCGTCGAACCTGGAATTCTATTCCGTCAATGCCGGCTTTTCGGCGTTCGAGCTCGACCTGTTCGGGCGGGTGCGCAACCTGAACCGCGCGGCTTTGGAGCAGTATTTCGCGACGGAAGAGGCGCAACGATCAACGCGGATCAGCCTGATCGCGGAGATTGCGACGGCCTGGCTGACGCTGGCGTCGGATCAGGATCAGCTGCGTATTTCGCAGGATTCGCTGAAGTCGTTCGAACAGTCGCTGGAGCTGACGCGGGCGCAGTTCCGCATCGGCGTAGCGTCTGAACTGGAAGCGCGGCAGGCTGAGACGACCTACCAGACGGCGCGCAACGATATCGCGGTGTTGAAGACGCGGGTTGCGCGGGACAAGAACGCGCTCGACCTGCTGGTCGGCACGTCCGTCGGCCCCGAACTGCTGCCGCAGGGGCTGGGTAATGGCGATGCCGCGTTGCAGGTGCTGCCGGCAGGCGTCGCATCCGACGTGCTGCTGCGGCGGCCGGACGTGTTGCAGGCCGAGCATCAGCTGATCGCACAGAACGCCAATATCGGTGCGGCGCGCGCAGCCCTGTTTCCGCGCATCTCGCTGACAGCGACGTTGGGTACGATCAGCACGGCGTTGAGCGGGTTGTTCTCGGGCGGCAGCTTCACCTACACCGGAGCGCCTTCGGTTTCGCTGCCGCTGTTCGATGGCGGACGCCTGCGCGGCAACGTGGACGTCGCACGGGCGCAACAGCAGTCCGCGGTCGCGACCTATGAGAAGACGGTGCAAACCGCGTTCCGCGAGGTTGCGGATGCGCTGGCGCAGCGCGGCACGATCGACGAGCAGATCGCCGCACAGACGGCCCGGGCGAATGCGGCCGACGTCGCGTTCCGGATTTCCGATGCACGATACCGGGCGGGGGTGGATTCCTTCCTCACCACACTCGACTCGCAACGCAACCTCTACACGGCGCAGCAGCAGCTGGTGACGACGCGACTTTCGCGGGGGAGCAATCTGGTCGAACTGTATCGGTCACTGGGTGGCGGGCTGGAGTGA
- a CDS encoding glycosyltransferase family 1 protein, producing MRIALVTDAWTPQVNGVVRTLTAVTKELEGQGHAVLTISPDRFVNLPCPSYPEIRLALARGSTIGRLIRAFDADAIHIATEGPLGLAARRWCVARGLRFTTAYHTQFPDYVATRTGANPEWIWRYIRWFHAPADAILTSTPSVDAILRAHGLSSLRRWGRGVDLSTFSADGAHDPAIEALAGPILLYVGRVAVEKNVETFLETPVTGTKVVVGDGPARAMLAARYPHVRFLGAKFGADLAAAYRSADVLVFPSLTDTFGLVMIEALACGTPVAAFPAPGPLDILDESIGAIHADLATAIHRANTRDRARCTAYASRFTWANSAAQFLDNLAPIRAPAVNAARAGSLQPATQ from the coding sequence ATGCGTATCGCCCTCGTCACCGACGCCTGGACCCCGCAGGTCAACGGCGTCGTGCGCACGCTGACCGCGGTCACCAAGGAACTGGAGGGGCAGGGGCATGCCGTGCTGACGATCTCGCCCGATCGCTTCGTCAACCTGCCCTGCCCCAGCTATCCCGAAATCCGGCTGGCGCTGGCACGGGGCAGCACGATCGGTCGCCTCATCCGCGCCTTCGACGCCGATGCGATCCACATCGCCACCGAAGGTCCGCTCGGTCTGGCCGCCCGGCGTTGGTGCGTCGCCAGGGGGTTGCGCTTCACGACCGCCTATCACACCCAGTTTCCCGATTATGTAGCGACGCGCACCGGCGCGAATCCCGAATGGATCTGGCGTTATATCAGGTGGTTCCACGCCCCCGCCGACGCGATCCTGACCTCGACGCCATCGGTCGACGCCATATTGCGTGCGCACGGCCTTTCGTCGCTGCGACGCTGGGGCCGCGGCGTCGACCTTTCGACCTTCTCCGCCGACGGCGCGCACGATCCGGCGATCGAAGCGCTTGCTGGCCCGATCCTGCTGTATGTCGGGCGCGTCGCGGTGGAGAAGAACGTCGAGACGTTCCTGGAAACGCCCGTCACCGGCACGAAGGTCGTCGTCGGCGACGGCCCCGCCCGCGCAATGCTGGCCGCCCGCTATCCCCACGTGCGGTTTCTCGGCGCCAAATTCGGCGCCGATCTGGCGGCAGCCTATCGCAGCGCCGACGTGCTGGTCTTTCCCAGTCTCACCGACACCTTTGGTCTGGTGATGATCGAAGCGCTGGCATGCGGCACGCCTGTTGCCGCCTTTCCCGCTCCGGGGCCGCTCGACATCCTCGACGAGAGCATCGGCGCGATCCACGCCGATCTGGCAACGGCGATACATCGCGCAAACACCCGCGATCGTGCCCGATGCACCGCCTATGCCAGCCGCTTCACCTGGGCGAACAGCGCGGCGCAGTTCCTCGACAACCTGGCGCCGATCCGGGCGCCGGCCGTCAACGCGGCCCGAGCGGGATCACTCCAGCCCGCCACCCAGTGA
- a CDS encoding UDP-2,3-diacylglucosamine diphosphatase — MTTDDQITADIIAFTPQRPTLPERTGVTRRRFRTIWISDVHLGTRGCNAGMLIDFLDHVDSEQLYLVGDMIDGWRLKKRFYWPPAHNDVVWRLMKRAKRGTRVTYIPGNHDEIFRQFAGLDFGGVRIRRKAIHTTADGRRLLVLHGDEFDAITLAHRWVALVGDSAYTALMVVNQWVNFTRRRLGLPYWSLSKHAKAKVKNAVAFISQFEEVVAHAAGSRGVDGVVCGHIHTAEIRQIGDVAYYNDGDWVEGCTALVEHFDGRMELLHWADEIARRDAGDRAGTLAA, encoded by the coding sequence ATGACCACCGACGATCAGATCACCGCCGACATCATTGCGTTCACGCCGCAGCGTCCGACGCTGCCGGAGCGCACCGGCGTCACTCGCCGCCGCTTCCGCACGATCTGGATCAGCGACGTCCACCTCGGCACACGCGGCTGCAATGCCGGAATGCTGATCGACTTCCTCGACCACGTCGACAGCGAGCAGCTTTATCTCGTCGGCGACATGATCGACGGCTGGCGGCTCAAGAAGCGCTTCTACTGGCCGCCCGCGCACAATGACGTCGTCTGGCGCCTGATGAAGCGCGCCAAGCGTGGCACCCGCGTCACCTACATCCCCGGCAATCACGACGAGATCTTCCGTCAGTTCGCCGGTCTCGACTTCGGCGGCGTCAGGATCCGGCGCAAGGCGATCCATACCACCGCCGATGGCCGTCGTCTGCTCGTCCTGCACGGTGACGAATTCGACGCGATCACCCTCGCGCACCGCTGGGTCGCACTGGTCGGCGACAGTGCCTACACCGCGCTGATGGTCGTCAATCAATGGGTCAATTTCACCCGGCGGCGACTGGGCCTTCCCTATTGGTCGCTGTCGAAGCACGCCAAGGCCAAGGTCAAGAACGCCGTCGCCTTCATCTCGCAATTCGAGGAGGTCGTTGCGCACGCCGCGGGATCCCGCGGCGTCGACGGGGTCGTTTGCGGCCACATCCACACGGCCGAAATCCGCCAGATCGGCGATGTCGCTTACTATAACGATGGCGACTGGGTGGAAGGCTGCACCGCATTGGTCGAACATTTCGACGGACGCATGGAATTGCTGCACTGGGCGGACGAAATCGCCAGGCGCGACGCGGGCGACCGCGCCGGAACGCTGGCCGCCTGA
- a CDS encoding inorganic phosphate transporter — translation MATMVHAAPSSTAARGPRLDGHLHPAGRWIFLAVLIGALGYAGASIIADTAEVGETLATGVFMFLGLALLIALGFEFVNGFHDAANAVATVIYTHAMPAPLAVVWSGFFNFLGVLFSSGAVAYSIITLLPVELILHIGSAGGFAMIFALLLAAVLWNLATWYVGLPNSSSHALIGSILGVGLANQLLSNTGGTSGVDWHQAEKVLSALMVSPLIGFGGALLLLLVMKRFLRDPKLYRAPDVGAPPPKGIRATLILTCTAVSFAHGSNDGQKGMGLIMLILIGCAPTAYALNRTVPESATPAFVQQARAAQAIFARQPGPEPTSIDAARATVTQGLANRRIDTPAVYGALSSLSRDVGDRLESYGSLGKVPAAATPNLRGDMYLVLDASKMVVASEGAKGRFTAQEIEGIKGYGNALEQGTRYIPLWVKVTVAIALGLGTMVGWRRIVVTVGERIGKTHLTYGMGMAAELMTAATILLAERFAMPVSTTHILSSGVAGASVANGAGLQWRTIRNMALAWVMTLPAAMLLAGTLYWLLLTVLRTTMG, via the coding sequence ATGGCTACCATGGTCCACGCAGCACCTTCTTCCACGGCGGCGCGCGGTCCCCGCCTCGATGGCCACCTGCATCCGGCGGGGCGCTGGATATTCCTCGCGGTCCTGATCGGTGCGCTCGGCTATGCCGGGGCCAGCATCATCGCCGACACGGCAGAGGTCGGCGAAACGCTGGCCACCGGCGTATTCATGTTCCTGGGGCTGGCGCTGCTGATCGCGCTCGGGTTCGAATTCGTCAACGGCTTCCACGACGCCGCCAATGCCGTTGCCACTGTCATCTACACGCATGCCATGCCCGCGCCGCTCGCGGTCGTCTGGTCTGGATTCTTCAATTTCCTCGGTGTGCTTTTCTCATCGGGCGCCGTCGCCTATTCGATCATCACGCTGTTGCCGGTCGAACTGATCCTGCACATCGGGTCCGCGGGCGGGTTCGCGATGATCTTCGCGCTGTTGCTGGCAGCCGTGCTGTGGAACCTCGCCACCTGGTACGTCGGCCTGCCCAATTCTTCCAGCCATGCGCTGATCGGCTCGATCCTCGGCGTCGGCCTCGCCAACCAGCTGCTGTCGAACACCGGCGGCACCTCCGGCGTCGACTGGCATCAGGCGGAAAAGGTCTTGTCGGCGCTGATGGTCAGCCCGCTGATCGGCTTCGGCGGAGCGCTCCTGCTGCTGCTCGTGATGAAGCGCTTCCTGCGCGACCCCAAGCTCTATCGTGCGCCCGACGTCGGTGCGCCGCCGCCGAAAGGCATCCGTGCCACGCTGATCCTTACCTGCACCGCGGTCAGCTTCGCGCACGGCAGCAACGACGGGCAGAAGGGCATGGGTCTCATCATGCTCATCCTGATCGGCTGCGCCCCCACCGCCTACGCCCTCAACCGCACGGTGCCGGAAAGCGCGACACCCGCCTTCGTCCAGCAGGCGCGCGCCGCGCAAGCCATCTTCGCACGTCAGCCGGGGCCCGAGCCCACCTCGATCGACGCCGCCCGTGCGACCGTGACGCAGGGTCTGGCCAATCGCCGTATCGACACCCCTGCCGTGTACGGTGCGTTGTCGTCCCTGTCGCGCGACGTCGGCGACCGACTCGAAAGCTACGGTTCGCTCGGCAAGGTTCCCGCCGCCGCCACGCCGAACTTGCGCGGCGACATGTATCTCGTCCTCGACGCCAGCAAGATGGTCGTCGCCAGCGAGGGCGCCAAGGGCCGCTTTACGGCACAGGAGATCGAGGGGATCAAAGGGTACGGCAACGCGCTGGAACAGGGCACCCGCTATATCCCGCTGTGGGTCAAGGTCACCGTCGCGATCGCGCTCGGCCTCGGCACGATGGTCGGCTGGCGGCGCATCGTCGTCACCGTCGGCGAACGGATCGGCAAGACGCATCTGACCTATGGCATGGGCATGGCGGCGGAACTGATGACCGCCGCGACGATCCTGCTCGCCGAACGCTTCGCGATGCCGGTCTCGACCACGCACATCCTGTCCTCGGGCGTCGCGGGCGCGTCGGTCGCCAACGGCGCGGGACTGCAATGGCGCACGATCCGCAACATGGCGCTCGCCTGGGTCATGACACTGCCGGCCGCGATGCTGCTGGCGGGAACGTTGTACTGGCTCCTGCTGACGGTACTGCGCACGACGATGGGTTGA